The Polyangiaceae bacterium genome includes a region encoding these proteins:
- a CDS encoding TlpA family protein disulfide reductase: protein MTQRKCFSRWGGVIVAVGLGLAAMGCGKMGPSQTGGAAEHSLVGAPAPPFDLPGYSGGAKKVALSDGAGKVMLVDFWATWCEPCKDSFPHHQALAEKYAGQLVVVGISIDDEPGGIADFAKKNGAKFAIGWDEGQSVSGTYSPPTMPTAYLIDKSGIVRYVHAGFRKGDEAEIDAHVADLLK, encoded by the coding sequence GTGACCCAACGAAAGTGCTTCTCGCGTTGGGGGGGAGTGATCGTCGCCGTGGGGCTCGGCCTCGCGGCGATGGGCTGCGGCAAGATGGGACCGAGCCAGACCGGCGGCGCTGCGGAGCACTCGCTGGTCGGGGCTCCGGCGCCCCCCTTCGACCTCCCGGGCTACTCCGGCGGCGCGAAGAAGGTCGCGCTGTCCGACGGCGCCGGAAAAGTGATGCTGGTCGACTTCTGGGCGACCTGGTGCGAGCCGTGCAAGGACTCGTTCCCGCACCACCAGGCGCTGGCGGAAAAATATGCCGGGCAGCTCGTGGTGGTCGGCATCAGCATCGACGACGAGCCGGGTGGTATCGCGGACTTCGCCAAGAAGAACGGCGCCAAGTTCGCCATCGGCTGGGACGAGGGACAGTCCGTCTCCGGGACCTATTCGCCGCCCACGATGCCGACCGCGTACCTCATCGACAAGAGCGGCATCGTTCGTTACGTGCACGCTGGATTCCGCAAAGGCGACGAAGCCGAGATCGACGCGCATGTCGCCGACCTCTTGAAGTGA
- a CDS encoding HEAT repeat domain-containing protein, whose amino-acid sequence MRFWLGLRLQRLALAVACALALAISHGSAAGAGSVDQLIERLAKGEDFRVRVQAALELGKTKHPDARLPLEKALDDDNAAVRTAAAAALKVLGDKQSIPALEAHKKDSSQAVRTQIQATLASLRMVTSSSVKMIVKMGRMRMGKDVRGKLVGDLESASRQRFGELPGVKVIEESESAEAADKGKKMVMVTGLLRKLNESAEGSEVVYSASVEYVVHRMPEQAIAGTVTGSASTRASKAEAKKRAGELQKLVLAAAVASAVKRAPEALAAATR is encoded by the coding sequence GTGCGGTTCTGGCTCGGCCTCCGGCTGCAACGACTCGCGCTCGCCGTGGCGTGCGCGCTGGCGCTAGCCATTTCACACGGCAGCGCCGCGGGCGCCGGGTCAGTCGACCAGCTGATCGAGCGGCTCGCAAAGGGCGAAGACTTCCGCGTGCGCGTGCAGGCCGCGCTCGAGCTCGGCAAGACGAAGCACCCGGACGCCCGCCTGCCGCTCGAGAAGGCGCTGGACGACGACAACGCCGCGGTGCGGACCGCCGCCGCCGCCGCGCTCAAGGTGCTGGGCGACAAGCAGAGCATCCCGGCGCTCGAAGCGCACAAGAAGGACAGCTCGCAGGCGGTGCGGACCCAGATCCAGGCAACGCTGGCTTCGCTCAGGATGGTCACCAGCAGCAGCGTGAAGATGATCGTCAAGATGGGCCGGATGCGCATGGGCAAGGACGTGCGCGGCAAGTTGGTGGGCGACCTCGAGAGCGCGAGCCGCCAGAGGTTCGGCGAGCTGCCCGGCGTGAAGGTGATCGAGGAGAGCGAGAGCGCCGAGGCCGCCGACAAGGGCAAAAAGATGGTCATGGTGACCGGGCTCTTGCGCAAGCTGAACGAGTCGGCGGAGGGCTCGGAGGTGGTGTACTCCGCGAGCGTCGAGTACGTCGTGCACCGCATGCCGGAGCAGGCCATCGCCGGCACGGTCACCGGCTCTGCCAGCACCCGGGCCAGCAAGGCCGAGGCCAAGAAGCGGGCTGGCGAGCTTCAGAAGCTGGTCCTGGCCGCGGCAGTAGCCAGCGCCGTCAAACGCGCGCCGGAGGCGCTGGCGGCGGCGACCCGGTAG
- a CDS encoding glycosyltransferase family 4 protein, producing the protein MPTPPRVLFVSKPVVPPFHDGTKCLVRDVAQNLEQVHPVVMGARGAEPLPGVESVEVYSDAGAHAPAFIENARAASFLAVSARAPLWHFVFAPNPRTSRVARLLRAARRTRVMQTIASPPRDFAGVARLLFGDVVVAQSCATAARISEQAPGRRIEVIPPPVAELAPRALAARRALRQRLALPDDALILVYPGDIELSAGAENVAALVEPLCRELPNLVVVFAYREKTPRAPEVARALERRLPERHTRFTAALPDVLALIEEARAVLFPVDDLWGKVDMPIVLLESMRLGVPVLALDQGPLRELGGTVQLPAGDRAAWVGAVLELCRDDARVRQVVEAQRAHIAREHDAKVVARRYERLYLELLERSGR; encoded by the coding sequence GTGCCCACGCCGCCGCGCGTCCTGTTCGTCTCGAAGCCGGTGGTGCCGCCGTTCCATGACGGCACGAAGTGCCTGGTGCGCGACGTGGCCCAGAACCTGGAGCAGGTGCACCCGGTGGTGATGGGGGCGAGAGGCGCCGAGCCCCTCCCGGGTGTCGAGAGCGTCGAGGTCTACTCGGATGCCGGCGCCCACGCGCCCGCGTTCATCGAGAACGCGCGCGCGGCGTCGTTCTTGGCGGTCTCCGCGCGGGCGCCGCTCTGGCACTTCGTGTTCGCGCCCAATCCGCGCACGAGTCGCGTCGCGCGCTTGCTCCGCGCGGCTCGACGCACGCGCGTCATGCAGACCATCGCGTCACCTCCGCGGGACTTCGCGGGCGTGGCGCGCTTGCTCTTCGGCGACGTCGTGGTCGCCCAGAGCTGCGCCACCGCGGCCCGCATCTCGGAGCAGGCGCCGGGGCGACGCATCGAGGTGATCCCACCGCCGGTCGCCGAGCTCGCCCCGCGCGCGCTGGCGGCGCGGCGCGCGCTCCGGCAGCGCCTGGCGCTCCCCGACGACGCGCTGATCCTGGTCTACCCAGGGGACATCGAGCTGTCCGCCGGGGCCGAGAACGTGGCGGCGCTGGTCGAGCCGCTGTGCCGGGAGCTGCCGAACCTGGTGGTGGTGTTCGCCTATCGCGAGAAGACGCCGCGCGCCCCCGAGGTGGCGCGCGCGCTGGAGCGCCGGCTGCCGGAGCGGCACACGCGCTTCACGGCCGCGCTCCCCGACGTGCTGGCGCTGATCGAAGAGGCGCGCGCCGTGCTGTTTCCGGTGGACGACCTCTGGGGCAAGGTGGACATGCCGATCGTGCTGCTCGAGTCGATGCGGCTCGGCGTGCCGGTGCTGGCGCTGGACCAGGGACCGCTCCGCGAGCTGGGCGGCACCGTGCAACTGCCGGCGGGGGACCGCGCGGCGTGGGTCGGAGCGGTGCTCGAGCTGTGCCGGGATGACGCGCGGGTGCGCCAGGTCGTGGAGGCGCAGCGCGCCCACATCGCCCGGGAGCACGACGCCAAGGTGGTGGCGCGACGCTACGAGAGGCTCTACTTGGAGCTGCTCGAGAGGAGTGGGCGATGA
- a CDS encoding crotonase/enoyl-CoA hydratase family protein translates to MSVRFESRGQVGVVSLDRPERRNAVDRATAAALLDAYRRFEADAALRVLVVTGSGGTFCAGADLKALDNDVDSSEGPMGFTRLRSEKPCIAAIEGHCVAGGLEIALFCDLRVAGRSAQLGCLERRWGVPLIDGGTQRLPRIVGLGRALDLVLTGRLVDSTEAERIGLVDRVVEDGSALERAVELAGELAAFPWACLLADRASLLDAQGLPLSEGIAREAARGREVLAEAALGAKVFADGAGRHGQRR, encoded by the coding sequence ATGAGCGTGCGATTCGAGTCTCGGGGGCAAGTGGGCGTGGTCAGTCTGGACCGACCCGAACGCAGGAACGCGGTCGACCGCGCGACCGCCGCCGCGTTGCTCGACGCCTACCGGCGCTTCGAGGCGGACGCGGCGCTCCGGGTGCTGGTGGTCACCGGCAGCGGCGGCACGTTCTGCGCCGGCGCGGATCTGAAGGCCCTCGACAACGACGTGGACTCGAGCGAAGGCCCGATGGGCTTCACCCGGCTCAGGTCGGAGAAACCCTGCATCGCCGCCATCGAGGGCCATTGCGTGGCCGGCGGCCTCGAGATCGCGCTGTTCTGCGATCTGCGCGTGGCCGGGCGCTCGGCCCAGCTCGGCTGCCTCGAGCGGCGCTGGGGCGTGCCGCTGATCGACGGGGGCACGCAGCGCTTGCCGCGCATCGTCGGGCTCGGGCGCGCGCTCGATCTGGTGCTGACCGGCCGCCTCGTCGACTCTACCGAGGCCGAGCGCATCGGCCTGGTCGATCGCGTGGTGGAGGACGGCAGCGCGCTCGAGCGAGCCGTGGAGCTCGCCGGCGAGCTCGCGGCGTTCCCCTGGGCCTGCCTGCTCGCGGACCGCGCGTCCCTGCTCGACGCCCAGGGCCTGCCGCTCTCCGAAGGCATCGCGCGGGAGGCCGCACGCGGCCGCGAGGTCTTGGCGGAGGCCGCGCTCGGCGCCAAGGTGTTCGCGGACGGAGCGGGCCGGCACGGTCAGAGGCGCTGA